One stretch of Campylobacter sp. CCS1377 DNA includes these proteins:
- the neuC gene encoding UDP-N-acetylglucosamine 2-epimerase has protein sequence MSKRKICVVSATRAEWYLLRNLCKEIENDEDLELQIIITGAHLSVEFGLTYKEIEKEFKIAKKISILLASDDKISLCKAMGLANISFCEAFDALKPDIVVILGDRYEMLSVASVCLMMNIPIAHLCGGELTLGAIDDSIRHSISKMAHLHFVSTKTYKNRLLQLGEEEDRVFNVGALAGPIIKNINFLDKKELENALNFELKQNIYLITYHPVTLNLENTQKEIKSLLENLDKLKNASLIFTKANADENGLLINEILKAYCEKNLSKAKLFDNLGSQKYLSLMKIAKAMIGNSSSGIYESVFFKTPCINIGDRQKGRLRTKNIIDCTMQDLDKALKKLEGKDFKECLKNLENPYESKKNPNKIIKDTLKKANLDTILQKNFIDLR, from the coding sequence ATGAGTAAAAGAAAAATTTGCGTAGTAAGTGCAACAAGGGCTGAATGGTATCTTTTAAGGAATTTATGTAAAGAAATAGAAAATGATGAAGATTTAGAACTTCAAATCATCATTACAGGAGCACATTTAAGTGTTGAGTTTGGACTAACTTACAAAGAAATAGAAAAGGAATTTAAAATAGCTAAAAAAATCTCCATTTTACTCGCAAGTGATGATAAGATAAGTCTTTGCAAGGCTATGGGATTAGCAAATATTAGTTTTTGCGAGGCATTTGATGCATTAAAGCCTGATATTGTAGTTATTTTAGGTGATCGTTACGAAATGCTAAGCGTGGCTAGTGTGTGTCTTATGATGAATATTCCTATCGCACATCTTTGTGGTGGGGAGCTAACTTTAGGTGCGATTGATGATAGTATAAGGCATAGCATTTCTAAAATGGCACATTTGCACTTTGTAAGCACCAAAACTTATAAAAACCGCCTTTTGCAACTTGGTGAAGAAGAAGATCGTGTGTTTAATGTAGGTGCTTTGGCAGGTCCTATCATAAAAAATATCAATTTTTTAGATAAAAAAGAGCTTGAAAATGCTTTAAATTTTGAGTTAAAACAAAATATTTATTTAATCACCTATCATCCTGTAACGCTAAATTTAGAAAATACTCAAAAAGAAATTAAAAGCTTATTAGAAAATTTAGATAAACTTAAAAATGCTAGTTTGATTTTTACTAAGGCAAATGCCGATGAAAATGGACTTTTAATCAATGAAATTTTAAAAGCTTATTGTGAAAAAAATCTTAGCAAAGCTAAGCTTTTTGATAATCTTGGTTCGCAAAAGTATTTAAGCTTGATGAAAATAGCTAAAGCTATGATAGGAAATTCTTCAAGTGGAATTTATGAAAGTGTGTTTTTTAAAACCCCATGTATTAATATAGGCGATCGTCAAAAGGGGCGTTTGAGAACAAAAAATATCATTGATTGCACTATGCAAGACTTGGATAAAGCTTTAAAAAAACTTGAAGGCAAAGATTTTAAAGAGTGTTTAAAAAATTTAGAAAATCCTTATGAAAGTAAAAAAAATCCAAATAAAATCATAAAAGACACCTTAAAAAAAGCAAATTTAGATACAATTTTACAAAAGAATTTCATTGACTTAAGGTAA